The genomic window ACTACTAATCGTCTAAATTTGTCTTCCCATGCAAATGTACGCTCAATCGTGAACCGTTTCTTGTATGATGCTTGATCTAAATTTACATCTAATTCTGCTTGAG from Rhodothermia bacterium includes these protein-coding regions:
- a CDS encoding transposase, translating into QAELDVNLDQASYKKRFTIERTFAWEDKFRRLVVRYERLAEMFLAFKMLAFILINLKDLVNKT